Below is a window of Mycobacterium dioxanotrophicus DNA.
GGGCCTGAAATCAGTGCTCCTCAGTCTTGAACCGCTCAATCGAGCGCTGCAACTCGGCCTCGGCTTCCTCGCGGCCGGCCCAGTCGGCAGCCTTGACGAACTTGCCCGGCTCGAGGTCCTTGTAGTGCACGAAGAAGTGCTTGATGGCGTCGAGCTCGAACTGCGACACGTCGCCGACATCCTGGATGTGATCCCAACGCGGATCACCGGCCGGGACGCACAGCAGCTTGTCGTCGCCGCCGGCCTCGTCGGTCATCTTGAACATCGCGACCGGCCGGGCCTCGACGATGCAGCCCGGGAACACCGATTCGGTCAGCAGCACCAGCGCGTCCAGCGGGTCGCCGTCCTCACCGAGAGTGTTCTCGAAGAAGCCGTAGTCGGCGGGGTAACCCATCGGCGTGAAGAGGTAGCGGTCGAGCTTGACCCGGCCCGTCTCGTGGTCAACCTCGTACTTGTTGCGTGAACCCTTCGGGATCTCGATGACGACGTCGAACTCCACCGTCGTGGCTCCTTCGCATCTGCGGTTAAGGCAAGGGTCGTCGGGCGACGACGCGGGTCAACCCTAATCCAGCGATAGGCTGGCGCAGCGGGGTGCCTGGTCCCCGTCGATGAATGAGCAGGAGAACTATGCGGCCCACTCGGTGGCGGCGTTCCACCCACGTGGCGGTGGGCGTCGTGGTTCTGGCGCTGGTCGCCGCCGTGGTTGCTGTCGCGGCCATTCTGACAGGGCGGCAATCCAGCGACGCCGCCGCGGCAAAACCCGCTCCGCCGGCGGCGACGGCCAGTCCCGAGATCACGCCGGTCGACATGTCGGCTCCGACCCCGACTGTCGGCGGCCTGGCCGCCGCGTTGGCGCCCGCTCTGGCCAATCCCGACCTCGGCGAGATCACAGGTCGCGTGACGGACGCCTCCACGGGGGCGCAGCTGTGGGAGCAGGACGCCGACACCCCGATGCAACCGGCGTCGGTCAACAAGGTGCTCACCACTGCGGCGGCGCTGCTCACGCTCGATCGCGGGGCCCGGCTGACCACCACGGTCGTGGCCTCCGACCAACAGCCCGGTCTGGTGGTGCTCAAAGGCGGCGGCGACACCACGCTTTCGGACGCCCCGGCCGGTACCGACACCTGGTACAAGGGCGCCGCCCGGATCAGCGACCTGGCCGATCAGATCCGGCAGAGCGGGGTGCGGGTCACCGCGGTCGCGGTGGACACCAGTGCCTACACCGGTCCGACGATGGCGCCTGGCTGGGATCCCTCCGATATCGGCGGCGGGGACATCGCGCCGATGGAACCTGTGATGCTCGACTGCGGGCGCATCCAGCCGGCCACTGTCGATTCCCGACGCACCACCACCCCGGCCCTGGAGGCCGGTAAGGCGTTGGCTGTCGCCCTCAAGGTCGATCCCTCGACCGTGACGGTGTCGGCCACCCGGTTGGCGCAGTTCGGCGGCAGGCAGATCGCCCAGGTGCAGTCGGCCCCACTGATCGAGCGGCTGCGTCAGATGATGAACGAGTCGGACAACGTGATGGCCGAATCCATCGCGCGCGAGGTCGCCGATCAGCTGAATCATTCGCAGAGCTTCGACGGCGGCGTCCAATCCGTGCTCGGGCAGCTGCAGAGCATCGGTATCGACACGAGCGGCGCCAAGCTCGTCGATTCCAGCGGATTGTCGGTGTTCGACCGGCTGACGGCGAGGACACTCGACGGCGTGGTCACCGCCGCCTCGGGCACTACCGAACCCAAGCTGCGGCCACTGGTCGACCTGCTCCCGGTGGCCGGTGGCAGCGGCACGCTGTCCAACCGCTACCTCGACACCGAATCGGGGCGGGCCGCGGCCGGTTGGCTTCGGGCCAAGACGGGCTCACTGACCGGCACCAACGCTCTGGCCGGGATCGTCACCGACGCCAGCGGCCGGGTGCTGACGTTCGCACTGCTGTCGAACAACGCCGGAGCGACCGGCCGCACGGCCATCGACGCCGTGGCGGCCGTGCTGCGCTCATGCGGGTGCGGCGCATGAGCCGCCCCTCCGCGTTGACCGCGGGCCGTGCCGTCGACTGGGAGTTCG
It encodes the following:
- a CDS encoding inorganic diphosphatase yields the protein MEFDVVIEIPKGSRNKYEVDHETGRVKLDRYLFTPMGYPADYGFFENTLGEDGDPLDALVLLTESVFPGCIVEARPVAMFKMTDEAGGDDKLLCVPAGDPRWDHIQDVGDVSQFELDAIKHFFVHYKDLEPGKFVKAADWAGREEAEAELQRSIERFKTEEH
- the dacB gene encoding D-alanyl-D-alanine carboxypeptidase/D-alanyl-D-alanine endopeptidase, whose protein sequence is MRPTRWRRSTHVAVGVVVLALVAAVVAVAAILTGRQSSDAAAAKPAPPAATASPEITPVDMSAPTPTVGGLAAALAPALANPDLGEITGRVTDASTGAQLWEQDADTPMQPASVNKVLTTAAALLTLDRGARLTTTVVASDQQPGLVVLKGGGDTTLSDAPAGTDTWYKGAARISDLADQIRQSGVRVTAVAVDTSAYTGPTMAPGWDPSDIGGGDIAPMEPVMLDCGRIQPATVDSRRTTTPALEAGKALAVALKVDPSTVTVSATRLAQFGGRQIAQVQSAPLIERLRQMMNESDNVMAESIAREVADQLNHSQSFDGGVQSVLGQLQSIGIDTSGAKLVDSSGLSVFDRLTARTLDGVVTAASGTTEPKLRPLVDLLPVAGGSGTLSNRYLDTESGRAAAGWLRAKTGSLTGTNALAGIVTDASGRVLTFALLSNNAGATGRTAIDAVAAVLRSCGCGA